The following are encoded in a window of bacterium genomic DNA:
- a CDS encoding TonB family protein, whose translation MNTVCSPTNLSSDVRDPFYISERINAHNAEIKALYRKFLKQWPDLEGKLTVRIHLHPSGRVVQVEPFESTLQNSEFEDAVLQAIKTWCDFGASTKDKIMIYRQQYLFGE comes from the coding sequence TTGAACACGGTCTGCAGCCCTACGAATCTTTCGAGTGATGTGCGCGACCCCTTTTATATCTCAGAGCGAATCAACGCCCATAATGCGGAAATCAAAGCGCTCTACCGAAAATTCTTGAAACAATGGCCGGACCTGGAAGGCAAATTGACGGTGCGCATCCACCTTCATCCCAGTGGACGGGTGGTTCAGGTGGAACCCTTCGAATCTACCCTGCAAAACAGCGAGTTTGAAGACGCGGTTTTACAGGCGATCAAGACCTGGTGCGATTTCGGCGCCAGCACAAAAGATAAAATAATGATCTATCGACAACAGTACCTATTCGGCGAGTAA